The following are encoded in a window of Chryseobacterium sp. genomic DNA:
- a CDS encoding sodium-translocating pyrophosphatase — translation MDLFYLVPIFGIIALIYTFLQSTWVSRQDAGNERMRTISGHIADGAMAFLHAEYRILTYFVIIVAILLALMGFSNSNSHWTIGISFIIGAILSAAAGYIGMKIATKANVRTAEAAKTSLAKALKVSFTGGSVMGMGVAGLAVLGLGTLFIILRQIFAPDSGVDSHEMERTIEILTGFSLGAESIALFARVGGGIYTKAADVGADLVGKVEAGIPEDDPRNPATIADNVGDNVGDVAGMGADLFGSYVATVLATMVLGRETFSQDAFGGFAPILLPMLIAGTGVIFSMLGTLFVKINDNDGASTSNVQSALNLGNYGSIVITAISSYFLVNYLLPDTMVLRGHEFTKMGVFGAIIVGLVVGTLMSIITEYYTAMGKRPVSSIVRQSSTGHATNIIGGLSVGMESTLLPIIVLAGGIYGSFLCAGLYGVAIAAAGMMATTAMQLAIDAFGPIADNAGGIAEMSDLPKEVRERTDILDAVGNTTAATGKGFAIASAALTALALFAAFVGIAGIDGIDIYRADVLAGLFVGAMIPFIFSSLAITAVGQAAMAMVEEVRRQFREIPGILEGTSEPEYEKCVAISTDASIKKMMLPGAIAIVSPLLVGFIFGPEVLGGFLAGATVSGVLMGMFQNNAGGAWDNAKKSFEKGVDINGKTFYKGSEPHKASVTGDTVGDPFKDTSGPSMNILIKLMSIVSLVIAPTLATMHADQIRDNRAAKLQALQLATNGTAVNGAHVVAPAVPGAPGVVAVMPEPTGMLNADGDFVYDTGNITPVTLPNGQVINLGENSRLNYFAQGLAQNDRTLLDENRWFTVENLYFVSGSSDLKPESQEAIENIFKIMEAYPNLKIKMGGYTDNTGNEDTNMRLSKLRADTAKLKLMELGIAADRIETEGYGPQFPVCSTDDSDECKALNRRVDIRALAL, via the coding sequence ATGGATTTGTTTTATTTGGTGCCTATTTTCGGCATCATTGCCCTGATTTACACTTTTCTTCAGAGCACCTGGGTGAGCAGGCAGGATGCCGGTAACGAGCGCATGCGAACGATCAGCGGCCACATCGCCGATGGGGCCATGGCATTTCTGCATGCCGAGTACAGGATCTTAACCTATTTCGTAATTATTGTGGCCATTCTTCTGGCACTGATGGGTTTTTCCAACAGTAATTCCCACTGGACCATCGGGATCTCATTTATAATTGGCGCCATACTCAGTGCTGCCGCCGGATACATAGGAATGAAGATCGCTACCAAAGCCAACGTTAGGACTGCCGAAGCTGCCAAAACCAGCCTTGCCAAAGCTCTTAAAGTTTCCTTTACCGGTGGTTCGGTAATGGGAATGGGTGTGGCCGGACTTGCCGTTTTAGGTTTAGGTACTCTTTTTATTATACTAAGACAGATATTTGCGCCCGATTCCGGTGTCGACAGCCACGAGATGGAACGTACCATCGAGATACTGACAGGTTTCTCCCTGGGTGCCGAAAGTATTGCACTTTTTGCCAGAGTAGGCGGTGGGATTTACACCAAAGCTGCCGACGTGGGCGCCGACCTAGTAGGTAAGGTAGAAGCCGGGATACCTGAAGATGATCCGCGTAACCCGGCCACGATTGCCGATAACGTAGGTGATAATGTAGGCGATGTGGCCGGTATGGGTGCCGACCTTTTCGGTTCTTACGTTGCCACGGTGCTTGCGACTATGGTTCTCGGACGCGAAACCTTCTCTCAGGATGCTTTTGGTGGTTTTGCACCGATCTTACTGCCCATGCTTATCGCCGGTACCGGTGTCATCTTCTCAATGCTGGGAACATTGTTCGTTAAGATTAACGATAACGACGGCGCATCTACCTCCAACGTTCAGAGCGCTCTTAATTTGGGTAACTACGGAAGTATCGTCATAACAGCTATTTCCTCTTATTTCCTTGTAAATTATCTTCTACCGGACACGATGGTATTGCGTGGACATGAGTTTACAAAGATGGGTGTTTTCGGTGCCATCATCGTAGGTTTGGTGGTAGGTACGCTGATGAGCATCATCACAGAATATTATACCGCCATGGGCAAGCGCCCGGTGAGCAGTATCGTAAGGCAATCCTCCACCGGACATGCAACCAATATCATAGGAGGTCTTAGCGTAGGTATGGAAAGTACGCTGCTGCCCATCATTGTGCTGGCCGGTGGTATTTACGGCTCTTTCCTTTGTGCCGGACTTTACGGTGTAGCTATTGCAGCTGCCGGTATGATGGCCACAACAGCTATGCAGCTTGCCATTGACGCGTTCGGTCCAATTGCCGATAATGCCGGTGGTATCGCCGAAATGAGTGACCTTCCGAAGGAAGTCCGCGAGAGAACTGACATACTGGATGCCGTAGGGAACACAACTGCGGCTACCGGAAAAGGTTTTGCCATAGCCTCTGCCGCGCTTACAGCACTTGCACTTTTCGCAGCCTTTGTAGGTATTGCAGGAATTGACGGCATTGATATTTACCGTGCAGACGTACTGGCCGGTCTGTTTGTAGGCGCTATGATTCCCTTTATATTCTCTTCGCTTGCCATTACAGCCGTAGGCCAGGCCGCCATGGCGATGGTGGAGGAGGTGCGCCGTCAGTTCCGCGAAATTCCGGGAATCCTGGAAGGTACCAGTGAGCCTGAGTATGAGAAGTGCGTAGCGATCTCCACCGATGCATCCATTAAGAAGATGATGCTTCCCGGAGCTATTGCAATTGTTTCACCACTACTGGTAGGGTTTATTTTCGGACCTGAAGTTTTGGGAGGATTCCTGGCGGGAGCAACCGTTTCCGGTGTACTTATGGGAATGTTCCAGAACAATGCCGGTGGCGCCTGGGACAATGCCAAGAAATCGTTTGAAAAAGGTGTTGACATCAACGGTAAGACTTTCTACAAAGGTTCGGAACCGCACAAAGCTTCCGTAACAGGAGATACTGTAGGAGATCCGTTTAAGGACACCTCCGGACCGTCCATGAACATCCTGATCAAACTGATGTCCATTGTTTCGCTGGTTATCGCACCAACACTTGCAACCATGCATGCCGATCAGATCCGCGATAACCGTGCGGCTAAATTACAGGCACTGCAACTGGCCACCAACGGTACTGCTGTTAACGGCGCACATGTGGTGGCACCTGCGGTGCCCGGAGCGCCGGGCGTAGTTGCCGTAATGCCTGAGCCTACAGGAATGCTTAATGCCGATGGTGATTTTGTTTATGATACGGGTAACATCACACCGGTAACCTTACCAAATGGCCAAGTAATTAATTTGGGTGAAAACAGCCGGTTGAACTATTTTGCTCAGGGACTCGCGCAAAATGACCGCACCTTGCTGGATGAAAACCGTTGGTTTACCGTAGAAAACCTGTATTTCGTAAGCGGCAGCAGTGATTTAAAACCGGAATCTCAGGAGGCCATTGAGAATATCTTCAAGATCATGGAAGCGTACCCCAATCTGAAAATCAAGATGGGCGGCTATACCGACAATACCGGCAATGAAGACACGAATATGAGACTGTCTAAACTCCGAGCCGATACTGCAAAGCTGAAGCTGATGGAATTAGGTATTGCTGCCGACCGTATTGAAACAGAAGGTTACGGACCTCAGTTCCCGGTTTGTTCCACAGACGACAGCGACGAATGTAAGGCGCTGAACCGCAGGGTAGATATCCGTGCACTGGCACTTTAA
- a CDS encoding inorganic pyrophosphatase: protein MIPNFKAHPWHGISAGADAPNVVNVFVEIVPSDTIKYEVDKASGYLKVDRPQQFSNIIPALYGFVPRTYCHNEVLKLALESGAEDVTMGDHDPLDICVLSSHNIHAGGMLMEAIPIGGFKMIDKGEADDKIVAVMVGDHAFGHFRDIAELPQAEVKRLMHYFLTYKNLPDEPAKCRIQEVYGAAHAKEVVEASRRDYASKFGG from the coding sequence ATGATACCAAATTTTAAAGCACATCCATGGCATGGCATCTCTGCCGGTGCCGACGCTCCAAACGTTGTAAACGTTTTCGTAGAGATTGTTCCGAGTGATACCATAAAATACGAGGTCGATAAGGCCAGCGGTTACCTGAAGGTTGACCGTCCGCAGCAGTTTTCAAACATTATTCCCGCGCTTTACGGATTTGTTCCACGGACCTACTGTCATAATGAGGTACTGAAACTGGCGCTGGAAAGTGGTGCTGAAGACGTTACCATGGGCGATCATGACCCATTGGACATCTGTGTATTGAGCTCCCATAATATTCATGCCGGAGGTATGCTGATGGAGGCCATTCCGATCGGTGGTTTCAAGATGATTGACAAAGGTGAAGCGGATGACAAGATTGTAGCTGTGATGGTGGGCGATCACGCCTTCGGTCACTTCCGCGATATTGCGGAGTTGCCGCAGGCCGAGGTAAAGCGTTTGATGCACTATTTCCTAACATATAAGAACCTTCCGGATGAGCCGGCAAAGTGCAGGATTCAGGAAGTATACGGAGCCGCACACGCAAAAGAAGTGGTGGAAGCTTCCAGAAGAGATTATGCCAGCAAGTTTGGCGGTTAA
- a CDS encoding class I SAM-dependent methyltransferase yields the protein MMIKSLYQRIFSEKTRYNFHISLRKAKAFFLSGNNFYCPCCGKSARRFLEKGNGIEVRSNAVCPHCGSLERSRLLYLYLKDKTNIFLNDPSILHFAPEDALKVHFAANPNYTDADLNPNLATHQMDITDIRFPDNHFDFIICSHVLGHVPNERKALHELYRVLKSGGSLYLMSLMDPDAQLTVENPEFKTPEKKLRHYGEKDLERLYGNDFSERIAAEEVTVERIDYRLHFAGSERQHMALGNGQREVIYLVTKE from the coding sequence ATGATGATTAAATCTTTATATCAAAGGATATTTTCGGAGAAGACGCGCTATAATTTCCATATCAGTCTTCGGAAAGCCAAAGCATTTTTTCTTTCAGGAAACAACTTTTACTGTCCCTGTTGCGGTAAGTCGGCCAGACGCTTCCTGGAGAAGGGGAACGGCATTGAAGTTCGCAGCAATGCGGTCTGTCCGCACTGTGGTTCGCTGGAACGCAGCCGTTTGCTTTATTTATATCTGAAAGATAAAACCAATATCTTTCTGAATGATCCCTCTATTTTACATTTTGCGCCCGAAGACGCCCTTAAAGTGCATTTTGCAGCGAATCCCAATTATACAGACGCGGACCTCAATCCCAATCTGGCCACTCATCAGATGGACATTACGGACATTAGGTTTCCGGATAATCATTTTGATTTTATCATCTGTTCGCACGTCTTAGGTCATGTTCCAAACGAGCGGAAGGCACTGCACGAGCTCTACCGTGTCCTTAAAAGTGGGGGAAGCTTATACCTGATGTCACTTATGGATCCTGATGCGCAGCTCACCGTGGAAAATCCGGAATTCAAAACCCCGGAAAAGAAACTTCGCCATTATGGTGAAAAGGACCTGGAGAGGCTGTACGGAAATGATTTTTCAGAAAGGATTGCAGCAGAAGAAGTGACAGTGGAGAGGATTGACTACCGGCTTCATTTTGCCGGTTCTGAAAGGCAGCATATGGCGCTGGGTAACGGACAGCGGGAAGTGATTTATCTGGTTACAAAAGAATGA
- a CDS encoding GNAT family N-acetyltransferase: MIKRLTYPEIDFVKYAECLADALQSNVFAQKEVLDFLCESWELLVYDDYKYVMPLPLKSRLGQKFITCPIFCQQLGIFGPDDNPEINEEFFDYTLQNYKTYLYSFNTGNTLRKNLTFRKNYFIPIGLYERQRRKYSKGRKSAVKSAGHLKFKQVEQNSETLNFVRKFHKGLAKQSDLETMISFMNFLEKKNMLRLYGAYLEGQLLTVSALIDDGTSVYLLALVTDEKFRNENPTSFLVDKILEKYIGSRNFSFMGSNVRSIGIFNSSFGADLQEYPVIQFSKKELALNCIKSLVR; the protein is encoded by the coding sequence ATGATAAAACGGCTTACATACCCCGAAATTGATTTTGTTAAATATGCTGAATGTCTTGCAGATGCTTTGCAAAGCAATGTTTTTGCGCAAAAAGAAGTCCTGGATTTTTTATGTGAAAGCTGGGAACTGCTGGTGTATGATGATTATAAGTATGTAATGCCTTTGCCCCTGAAAAGCCGTTTGGGTCAGAAATTTATTACATGTCCCATTTTTTGTCAGCAACTTGGGATTTTCGGTCCCGATGACAATCCGGAAATAAACGAAGAGTTTTTTGATTATACCCTACAGAATTACAAAACCTATCTGTACTCCTTTAACACAGGAAACACTTTACGCAAAAATTTAACTTTTAGAAAAAACTATTTTATCCCCATCGGTCTGTATGAACGGCAGCGCCGGAAATATTCGAAAGGCAGAAAATCCGCAGTTAAGTCCGCGGGCCACCTAAAGTTTAAACAGGTTGAACAAAACAGTGAAACCCTTAATTTTGTGAGGAAATTCCACAAAGGGCTGGCCAAGCAGTCGGATCTGGAGACAATGATCAGTTTTATGAATTTTCTGGAGAAAAAAAATATGCTTAGGCTGTATGGTGCGTACCTTGAAGGGCAGCTACTTACTGTTTCGGCACTAATTGACGACGGAACATCAGTATATTTGCTGGCGCTGGTTACCGATGAAAAATTCAGGAATGAGAATCCAACTTCTTTTTTGGTTGATAAAATTCTTGAAAAGTATATTGGCAGCCGCAATTTCAGTTTCATGGGAAGCAATGTTCGCAGTATCGGCATCTTTAACAGCAGCTTCGGTGCGGACCTCCAGGAGTATCCGGTAATTCAATTTTCAAAAAAAGAACTGGCACTTAACTGTATAAAATCGCTGGTGAGGTAA
- the radC gene encoding RadC family protein: MSLKHLAEDDRPREKFLLKGKNALSDAELLAIIMGSGNRDESAVDLARRILKSVGENWHDLSRLSIADLCKFNGVGEAKAISISAALEIGRRRAAQEVPDRKQLASSHEAFLFLKPYLGDLQTEEFWAVFVNQNNKVLHFCQLTSGGINYSVVDVRILFKTALEQFATGIFIAHNHPSGNLRPSEEDKKITKQVAEAGKLLNVNLIDHLIINQNSYFSFSDEGIL; this comes from the coding sequence ATGTCTCTTAAACACCTTGCTGAAGACGACCGGCCGCGCGAAAAATTTCTGCTGAAAGGTAAAAATGCCCTTTCGGATGCCGAACTTCTGGCCATCATCATGGGCAGTGGCAACCGCGATGAGAGCGCTGTAGACCTCGCCAGACGCATCCTGAAATCGGTGGGTGAAAACTGGCACGACCTGAGCCGACTGAGCATTGCTGACCTTTGCAAATTCAATGGGGTGGGTGAGGCTAAAGCCATTTCAATCTCTGCGGCGCTCGAAATAGGACGAAGGCGTGCCGCGCAGGAAGTTCCGGACCGTAAGCAATTGGCCAGCAGCCACGAGGCTTTCCTTTTTCTTAAACCTTACCTTGGCGATTTGCAAACGGAGGAATTCTGGGCCGTTTTCGTGAACCAAAACAACAAAGTGCTGCACTTCTGCCAACTAACGAGTGGCGGCATCAATTATTCGGTGGTAGATGTACGGATCCTTTTCAAAACGGCTTTGGAACAGTTTGCCACAGGGATATTCATAGCACATAACCATCCCTCGGGCAATCTGAGACCCAGTGAGGAGGATAAGAAAATTACCAAACAGGTTGCTGAGGCGGGTAAGCTCCTGAATGTAAACCTGATCGATCATTTAATCATCAACCAAAATTCGTATTTCAGCTTTTCAGACGAGGGTATATTATGA
- a CDS encoding ABC transporter ATP-binding protein: protein MIRAKNIHKSYGDLEVLKGVDIHIKEGEVVSIVGESGAGKSTLLQILGTLDMPSSPDKYGTQIALDGQSYINMNDRELSRFRNQNIGFVFQFHQLLPEFTALENVLLPTRISGRNEKESLEKAYRLFEDLHIADRIHHKPSEMSGGEAQRAAVARALINSPKIIFADEPTGNLDSKNADDLHRLFFDLRDKYNQTFVIVTHNPNLAEITDRKLLMKDGQILY, encoded by the coding sequence ATGATCAGAGCAAAGAATATTCATAAATCCTACGGCGACCTGGAGGTTTTAAAGGGAGTAGACATTCATATTAAGGAAGGAGAAGTAGTTTCCATCGTCGGTGAATCCGGTGCCGGAAAATCTACGCTTCTGCAAATCCTGGGAACACTGGATATGCCTTCGTCGCCAGATAAATACGGTACTCAGATCGCTCTGGACGGTCAGTCCTACATCAATATGAATGACCGCGAACTTTCGCGCTTCCGGAATCAGAACATCGGTTTCGTTTTTCAGTTTCACCAGCTCCTGCCGGAATTTACGGCGCTGGAGAATGTACTGCTGCCTACACGCATTTCAGGCCGTAATGAAAAGGAGAGCCTGGAAAAAGCATACAGACTTTTTGAAGACCTCCATATTGCAGACCGCATTCACCACAAGCCCAGTGAAATGTCCGGCGGTGAAGCGCAGCGTGCCGCGGTGGCGAGGGCACTTATCAATTCGCCTAAGATTATTTTTGCCGATGAGCCTACAGGAAACCTGGACTCCAAAAATGCGGATGATCTGCACCGACTGTTCTTTGACCTTCGGGATAAGTACAACCAGACTTTTGTGATTGTTACGCACAACCCGAACCTGGCGGAAATAACAGACCGTAAACTGCTTATGAAGGACGGACAAATCCTGTATTAA